ACCGCGCGCCGCCGAAGACCCAATCTGCGCTGCTGGAATCAATGGAAGAGCGGCAGGTCAGTGTCGACGGGACGACGCATCCGCTCCCGACACCGTTCGTCGTTATCGCGACCCAGAACCCCGTCGAGCAGGAAGGCACATTCCAGCTTCCCGAGGCCCAGCGGGACCGCTTCAGCGTGAAAACGTCGATGGAGTATCCCGATGTCGAAGGGGAGATGGGGCTGCTCGACCGGCGGGCCAACCGGCGAACAATCGCGCCGTCAGTCGAGCCGGTAATGGGCCCAGAGACGGTGCGCGCCCTGCAGGAGTGTGCGGAAGACGTCCGCGTCGACACCAAGGTTCGTCGCTACATCGTCGATCTGGCGCGGGCGACACGCGAAGACGACCGGACAGAAATCGGCGTCTCGCCGCGGGGCGTCCAGCGTGTCTTCGAGGCAGTCCGAGCCAGCGCAGTCATCGCCGGTCGGCGGTATTCCACCCCGGACGACGTGAAGCGGCTGGCGAACGCGACGATGAGTCACCGACTGGTCCTGACGACGGAGGCGACTATCGAAGGGACGGAGAAGGCCGACGTGATTCAGGCCGCTCTGGACGCCGTCGACGTGCCCGCAGTCTCACCGAATGCGCCGGATACGGACGACACGCCCAAACAGACGACAACAGGCGGGTCCGAACGCGCTGACTCACCATCGGAGGCGACACCAGACGGCGATTCTCGCGGGCAGCGCCCCGAACGGAGTGCTGGTGAAGCAGCTGAGAACGAAGCTACGCAACTGGACGGAGATGACGGTCAGCCCACCGACTCGTCAGGTGACAGTCGGGACCGGAGTGATGATGACAGCGGACACGGACAGTGAGCGCAGGCGGGTAGCCGAACGGCTTTACTCCACGGAACAGCCAGACGTGGTATGGAAAGCGAACGCAACGTCCTCGGCGGGGAGCTGGCCCCCTGCTCGATGGACCCGGAGACCGGATTCATGCGCGACGGCTACTGCTACCCGCTCCAGCGCGACCCGGGTCGGCACGAAATCTGTGCCGTGATGACGGCCGAGTTTCTAGAGTACAGCAAGGCCCAGGGCAACGACCTCGTGACGCCGCGGCCGGAGCTGAATTTTCCGGGTCTCGACCCCGGTGACAACTGGTGTGTCTGCGTCCCGCGCTGGATAGAGGCCCACGAGGCCGGGCGCGCACCGCCGGTGAACCTCGACGCGACGAGCGAGGACGTACTCGAAGACGTGTCGCTGGAGACGCTGCAGGAGTTCGCTGCCGATGGTGACTCGAATGCTGATGCGACGACTGAATGAGCCGCGGCGCGAACGACTTTTGAGGGGGCGTCCCGTCGCTTGGGTCGTGCAACAGGGGAGGGCCAAACGATGAGCGTCGACCGCGTTCGTGGCGTCGTCGTCGACATCGAGGAGCCGAAGACGGTGAACACCCAGTACGGCGAGAGCGACCTCTGTGAGGTGACTATCCGGCCGGACCGCGGGGCCGGCGAGCCGACGACGGTGACGCTCTGGGGGAAGTGGACCGAGAACGCCGCCGTCATCGAGACGGGGATGGAGGTCGCCGTCTACAACCCCGACGAGCGGGAGTATCAGGGCGAGCAGCAGTACTCCGTCGGCGGCGACGCCACCCTCGTCGTCCAGCCGGATTTCCTCGTCGACGTGACCGACATCCGGGCGTGGGTACAGTGCCCGCGGATGTACTACCTCCGGAAACTCGACGGCGCAGAGCACGCCTACCCGCTGGTGAAAGGGACCGTCGTCCACGAGGTCTTTGGCGACTTACTTCGGGGCCGGGACCTCGATACCGCTATCGAGGAACAGGTCGACGCCGCCGGCCTCGACATCGGACTGCTCGGCCGGGAGGCCGACGAGGTGGCCGGGGACGTGCGCGACCACGCGTCGGCCATCCAGGGGTGGCTCCAGCAGGGGACGCTTACTGAAACTGATGAGTGGCGCTCCGAGATGACGCTCATCTCCGAGCGGTTCGGGATGAAAGGGCGGGCCGACGCCGTCCGGCGGGGGATGCCCGTCGAACTCAAGACCGGCAAGAACACCAAGCGGGAGCCCCGCTTCCAGGACAAGATTCAGGCGACAGCGTACGCGCTGATGCTGGGCGAACGCGCTGCCGGCGCGGGCAGCGCCGTCGACGCCGCGCCGGACACAGGCACGCTTCTCTACACGAAAAACGCCGCCGTCGACCGCAACGAGGAGAGCGGCGACCTCTCGCCGGCCAAGGAGTTCTCTATCGGGAGCGGCCTGCTGAACTACGTCGTCCGGACCCGCAACGCGATTGCGGCGATGGAGTACGATTCGGGCGTGCCGACGGGCTACGAGGCAAACGCGAAGTGCGAGTACTGCTTCGAGCAGGACACCTGTATGGCCGTCTCCGGCCGGCTCGATCAAGAATCCAAGGCCGGAACGGTCGGTCGAGCGGTGCCGGAGGAGGAACTGGACTACTTCGAGCGGTTCTACACGGCAATCGAGGCCGAGCGCCGTGCTGTCCACCGGGAGTACGCAAAGCTCTGGGAGCAAACGCCCGAAGAGCGCGCCGACAACGACCGGGCGCTCATCGGTCTCGAACCGACCGGCCGCCGGGAACTCGACGGCGGCCGCTGGGAACTCCGCGCGACAGGGACCGGTGCCGTCTCGAAGATCCGCGAAGGCAATCTCGTGCTCGCCAGCGACGGCGACCCGGTGACCGGCAACGCCGAACTGGCCCGCGTGGAACGTCTCGGCGAAGAAATCGTCGTCACGGCCGACGAGCCGCTGGACCTCCGCCGACTGGACGTGTATCCCTCCGAACTGACGACCGACCGGCTCCAGAACGCGCTCCACGACGCCGTGCTCCTCCAGTCGCCCGAGCAGAAAGACGTGCTGTTCGGGCGGCGCGAGCCGGAGTTCAATCCGGTCGAGGAGACGTTCATCGACAACAACGACGCGCAGAACGAGGCCGTCCAGCTAGCCGTCGGCGCGGCGGACTTCGCGCTCGTCCACGGCCCGCCTGGCACGGGCAAAACGTACACGCTGGCGCGGATGGTTCGGGCCCTCGTTGCTCGCGGTGACCGAGTGCTGCTCTCGGCGTTCACCAACCGCGCCGTCGACAATCTGCTGGAGGCGCTGGAAGAACAGGGCTACACCGATATCGTCCGAGTCGGCACGGAGAGCGGCGTCCGCGATGACATGCAGAAATACCGACTGGAGACCAGCGGCGACCCCGGCGAATGTGCGAGTCGGCTCCAGGGCGCGCAGGTCGTCGCAGCGACCACGGCCACCTGCGGCGGGAGCACGCTCCAGACCCAGGAGTTCGACGTCGCGGTCGTCGACGAGGCCGGCCAGCTGACCGAACCGGGGACGCTCGCGGCGACGACGCTCGCCGACCGATTCGTGCTCGTCGGCGACCACCAGCAGCTCCCGCCAGTGGTCCAGTCCGAGGACGAGACGCTGTCGACCTCGCTGTTCGAGCGGCTCATCGACGCCCACCCGGAAGCCGGCGTAATGTTGGACCGGCAGTACCGGATGGCACAGCACATCCAGGCCTTCGCCTCGCGGGAGTTCTACGACGGGCAGTTGCGGCCGGCGACCGGCGAGGTAGCCGCCCAGCGGCTCGACGACCTCGGCGGCGTCTCAATGGCTGACTTGCCAGAGATACTTCAGGACCGCGTGGCGTTCGTCGCCCCCGACGGAAGCCAGGTCGGCAACACCAACCCGGCTGAGGCCGACCGCATCGCCGAAATCGTCGCGTCGTACCGATCCGCAGGAGTTCCGGCCAACGATATCGGTGTCATCGCGCCGTACCGCGCCCAGGTCGCGGAGATTTCCAAGCGCCTGCCGGACGTGACCGTCGACACGGTCGACCGGTTCCAGGGGTCGAGCAAGGAGGTTATCGTCATCTCCTTCGTCGCCACGGGCACGCTCGACAGCCCCATCTTCGAGGATTACCGGCGCATCAACGTCGCGCTCACGCGAGCGAAGAAGGCGCTCGTCCTCGTCGGCGACGGCGACGCACTGGCGACCGACGAGGTGTACGGCCGAATGGTCGAGTGGGCGCGGGGCTGACTACGCGTCCGCGTCGCTAGCCCTGTCGCCCGTCCGCAGCCCTGCGACGTGTGCGGTGAGGCGCTCCCGAAGCGTGTCTCTGAGTTCTTTTGCGATGTCCTCGTCGATGTCGTACACCCGGGCGATACCACCGAGAAGGCTCGACGAACTCGCCGTGTCGGCCCCCACAGTCGCCAGGTCGCGACGGCGCTGGAACGGGGACCGCGTGACGAACACCGTCTGAAGCCGGTAGTACGGGACGATTCGCGTCGTCCGCCGCCAGAACCCGCTCCGGGTCGCCAGCACGGACTCGTCCAGGTCGTACCCACGGTGTCGCCAGCGAAGGTGGGCTGCCGGCACAACTGTGAGGAAGAGGAGGGCGGCGACCCACCAGTAGCCCGTCTCCAGCACCAGCGAGTCCACGGCGTAGGCGACTGCAGTGAGCCCGGCCGCGGCCAGTGAAAAGCGCGCGAGATACCGTCTGCGGGCGCGCTTCGGCGACCGGTCGAAGTCGAGGTCACCGAACGGCTCTATGTCACGGGCCAGTTCGTACACCTCCTCGCGAGGTGCGAGTGGAACGGCGACGCCCTGACTGGACTGCTGGTTGCCACCGCTGTAGCCGGCCGTCTCGACGGCCAGCGTCGCGTAGCCGAACCGCCGCATCAGGACGTTCTCTCGAATAGTGACCGTCTGGACCTTCTCCAGCGGGATGTTGCCGCTGTAGCGGCGCAACAGCCCCCGCTCGTACCGGAGGTCGCCGTCAGCCTGCGTGAGCTGGAAGCCGTAGTACTCGATGACGGTCAGCGCCACGCTGACGACCAGTGCGAGTAGGAGGAACTGGACGACGGAGAGTACGGCAAAGACGGCGAGCCGCGTGGTTTCCGGTGAGCCGGTCAGCCAGCGAACTACCGGCCCGCTCAGCGATGCGCCAGCAAGGGTCGCATTGAACCGCAGAACCGCCCAGACGACGTCCATCCCAAGCGGGAGTGACGCCAGCGTCAGGACCGGCGCGGCCGGCCGAACGGAGACGAGCGCGTACGTCAGGAGTTCGCGCTGGTCGAACGCGAACAGCAGCGATCCGTCCGGCTCGTCGCGTTCCGCCGTGTCCGATTCGGAAACCGGTTCCCCGAGGTCATTCCTCGACTGAGTGTCGCCAGTGTGTGTCGGTTTGGGGCCGGTCACGCCGGGCAGATCGGCGTGGGCCGACCGGCCAGGTGTCGCAGCTTCGGACACCGCGTCGGCGGTGGCTGTCTCTGCCTCGGCGGCCTGGTCCCGGTCGTGGGTCCGCACGTAGTTCCGCAGGCGTTTGACCTCGGCCTCGTCGACTGCGTCCAGCGTAGCCTCCGTCGCGCTGCCACCGGCCGTCTCGAAGCGGACGATTGCGAGTCCGAGCAGGCGGTTAAGGATGTTCTGCTCGACGTCTAAGTTCTGGACGCGGCCCAGCGGAATCTGGCGGGACTGCCTGGCGAAGACGCCGGATTCGACAGTAAGCGTGTCGCCGTCGAGTTCGTACTGAAAACGGAAATAGCGCGCCAGCGCGTAGCCGCTAAACGTCAGCGCGCCGAGCAGGCCGAGTAACGGAACCGCAAACGCTGGCAGTCCGAGCATTCCGGTTCCCAGTGACCCGCCGAAGAAGCCGAAGAAGCCGCCTTGTAGCGCCGCTCGGGCGACGCTCAGAACCGCACTTCGCGGGTGGAGCCGGTTCATACCGCGTCCGTGGCCTCGCTCTCGTTCGCGAGGTCACGGAGTTGTTCTCGCAATTCGGTGGCTCGTTCGGGCCGCAGGCCTGGAATCGTGATGTCCGCGCCGCGGGTCCCAGCAGTGTAGACGACGACACTCGCCAGCCCGATAGCTCGCTCTACTGGGCCGCGCGTGGTGTCGACGTGCTGTACACGAACGTACGGGACCGACGTGTCGGTCCGGGTGACGACACCGCGAAGGAGAAAGAGCGCGTCGTCCTGTAGGTCAAAACGCCAAATCCGGTGGGCAGCGATGGCATGGGCAACACCCAGAAGCACCAGCACAACCCAGCCGCCGACGACCACCGTCTGTGGCAGTGAAACCGCGAACCGGTCGACAAGATACGCGATGACACCGAGCACCGACGCCTGGATAACTGTCGACAGAACCCACAGCAGTCTCACTCGCGGGTGAAGCGACTCCATGTCTCACCCGTGGGGCCGGCCGCGGATTAACGGTTTGGCTCAGGGGCGAAATTGGAAGAGTTCCGGTCCACGCACGGACCAAACTATGGGCGGAATCGTCCGAGACTTCGAAAAATCTCTTTGTATAGCCCCGACGCCGGACAAAGCGTATGTCACGAAGCCGACGGACGTTTCTGACGACGCTCGCCGCTGCAAGTGTCACGCTCCCGCTCGCTGGCTGTGCCGGCGGCGACGAGCGATCCGGAGACGAGGGGACGGATACAATGAACGACGGGGCGACTGGTTCGATGGAGGATGAAGGGATGACTGACTCCATGACGGGCGGCGAAGCGAGCGGCTCGATGGAGCAGGTGAACGAAACGGAGTCGATGGGACCCGGCGCAATGACCGAGTCGATGACGGAGTCCACGGCTGGCGAGTCGATGGGTGACGACGTGACGAACGACACGATGGCCGAAAACGAGACGGCGTCGTGAGTCGCGCGGTGACGACCGCAACAGACTCCGCCGGCCTACACGCGCTCGTTGACCTGGTCGGCCTCAGTCGTCAGTCGCGACGGCGCTGTCGTCGCCGTCTCCGTCCGCAATTTCGTTCAGCACTCGCTGGTGGAAATCCTGTAAGACGGCCGACTCGTCCTCGGCGAGGACCACGTCGCTGGCCATCAGCGTCGCGAGGCCGAAGGCGCGCGGTGACGGCGAGTCAACGCGAGTCCGGACCACGCCCACGTCGCCGTCCTGCATCGCACGCAGGACGGTTTCGATACCGTCGACGTTGAGCTTGTCCTCCAGAATCTCGCGGTAGGTCTCCTCGACGACGGCGAAGTCCCCGAGGTCCTCGGCGAACCCCAGCAGCATCTCCGAGGAGACCTGCTGCTCGCTGGCCGACTTCTCGTAGCCCTTGTAGCGTTTGAGTATCATCAGCGACCGTGTGGCGTTGATACGGAAGTACCGCTGGAGCAGGTCTGTCCCGTCGAGGCTAGCCCGAAGGTCCGCGCGGGCCGTGTCCGGGTCTAGGTCGCCCACGATCCGCGCGATGTCGACCTTGCGGTTCAGCGGCATCGAGAGCGTGAAGCCGTTGTCGGCGACGGCGACCTGCACGTTCGCGCTGGCCGCCTGGGCGATGTGGTAGGCCAGCAGCCGCGAGAAGCCGTCGTTGAAC
The genomic region above belongs to Haloarcula hispanica ATCC 33960 and contains:
- a CDS encoding DUF2237 family protein, coding for MESERNVLGGELAPCSMDPETGFMRDGYCYPLQRDPGRHEICAVMTAEFLEYSKAQGNDLVTPRPELNFPGLDPGDNWCVCVPRWIEAHEAGRAPPVNLDATSEDVLEDVSLETLQEFAADGDSNADATTE
- a CDS encoding AAA family ATPase produces the protein MAGLTGDLSVEAASNHCLDIVERVEEAVVVERRVLFETLAGVIARGHVLVEDVPGTGKTVLARVLAESLGLEFNRVQFTPDLLPADVTGSNVYNEHEREFEFAQGPVFSNVVLADEINRAPPKTQSALLESMEERQVSVDGTTHPLPTPFVVIATQNPVEQEGTFQLPEAQRDRFSVKTSMEYPDVEGEMGLLDRRANRRTIAPSVEPVMGPETVRALQECAEDVRVDTKVRRYIVDLARATREDDRTEIGVSPRGVQRVFEAVRASAVIAGRRYSTPDDVKRLANATMSHRLVLTTEATIEGTEKADVIQAALDAVDVPAVSPNAPDTDDTPKQTTTGGSERADSPSEATPDGDSRGQRPERSAGEAAENEATQLDGDDGQPTDSSGDSRDRSDDDSGHGQ
- a CDS encoding AAA domain-containing protein, with the protein product MSVDRVRGVVVDIEEPKTVNTQYGESDLCEVTIRPDRGAGEPTTVTLWGKWTENAAVIETGMEVAVYNPDEREYQGEQQYSVGGDATLVVQPDFLVDVTDIRAWVQCPRMYYLRKLDGAEHAYPLVKGTVVHEVFGDLLRGRDLDTAIEEQVDAAGLDIGLLGREADEVAGDVRDHASAIQGWLQQGTLTETDEWRSEMTLISERFGMKGRADAVRRGMPVELKTGKNTKREPRFQDKIQATAYALMLGERAAGAGSAVDAAPDTGTLLYTKNAAVDRNEESGDLSPAKEFSIGSGLLNYVVRTRNAIAAMEYDSGVPTGYEANAKCEYCFEQDTCMAVSGRLDQESKAGTVGRAVPEEELDYFERFYTAIEAERRAVHREYAKLWEQTPEERADNDRALIGLEPTGRRELDGGRWELRATGTGAVSKIREGNLVLASDGDPVTGNAELARVERLGEEIVVTADEPLDLRRLDVYPSELTTDRLQNALHDAVLLQSPEQKDVLFGRREPEFNPVEETFIDNNDAQNEAVQLAVGAADFALVHGPPGTGKTYTLARMVRALVARGDRVLLSAFTNRAVDNLLEALEEQGYTDIVRVGTESGVRDDMQKYRLETSGDPGECASRLQGAQVVAATTATCGGSTLQTQEFDVAVVDEAGQLTEPGTLAATTLADRFVLVGDHQQLPPVVQSEDETLSTSLFERLIDAHPEAGVMLDRQYRMAQHIQAFASREFYDGQLRPATGEVAAQRLDDLGGVSMADLPEILQDRVAFVAPDGSQVGNTNPAEADRIAEIVASYRSAGVPANDIGVIAPYRAQVAEISKRLPDVTVDTVDRFQGSSKEVIVISFVATGTLDSPIFEDYRRINVALTRAKKALVLVGDGDALATDEVYGRMVEWARG
- a CDS encoding PH domain-containing protein, which translates into the protein MNRLHPRSAVLSVARAALQGGFFGFFGGSLGTGMLGLPAFAVPLLGLLGALTFSGYALARYFRFQYELDGDTLTVESGVFARQSRQIPLGRVQNLDVEQNILNRLLGLAIVRFETAGGSATEATLDAVDEAEVKRLRNYVRTHDRDQAAEAETATADAVSEAATPGRSAHADLPGVTGPKPTHTGDTQSRNDLGEPVSESDTAERDEPDGSLLFAFDQRELLTYALVSVRPAAPVLTLASLPLGMDVVWAVLRFNATLAGASLSGPVVRWLTGSPETTRLAVFAVLSVVQFLLLALVVSVALTVIEYYGFQLTQADGDLRYERGLLRRYSGNIPLEKVQTVTIRENVLMRRFGYATLAVETAGYSGGNQQSSQGVAVPLAPREEVYELARDIEPFGDLDFDRSPKRARRRYLARFSLAAAGLTAVAYAVDSLVLETGYWWVAALLFLTVVPAAHLRWRHRGYDLDESVLATRSGFWRRTTRIVPYYRLQTVFVTRSPFQRRRDLATVGADTASSSSLLGGIARVYDIDEDIAKELRDTLRERLTAHVAGLRTGDRASDADA
- a CDS encoding PH domain-containing protein, which encodes MESLHPRVRLLWVLSTVIQASVLGVIAYLVDRFAVSLPQTVVVGGWVVLVLLGVAHAIAAHRIWRFDLQDDALFLLRGVVTRTDTSVPYVRVQHVDTTRGPVERAIGLASVVVYTAGTRGADITIPGLRPERATELREQLRDLANESEATDAV